The stretch of DNA GCCGGCACCCAGGAGGAGCTGCTACGCTGGTGCCAGGAGCAGACAGCTGGATACCCGGGAGTCCGTGTCACAGACCTATCTTCTTCCTGGGCAGATGGGCTGGCTCTGTGCGCCCTGGTGCACCATCTGCGGCCTGACTTACTGTGAGCCGGGGTGGGGCCCATGAGGTGGGGGTGAGAAGGGGAGGTCCCTGGCAGGCCTCAGTAAGGGGTTTACTGGGAGGAGTCAGCATGCCctgttgagtcccagctccatgcttttgtTCCAATCATTTGGCCGCCCTAGAGACAGTGTCCCTGCCTGCACACCCACACCCCTTAAGAATCACATGCAGAGAATAGccacccctgccaccctcacctcttctggctctcccctcCTCCATGGGGGCCAGGTTCTTCTCATCTCTCATTGGCTCCTTTCCCACACCGCACAGGGAACCCTCGGACCTGCAGGGCCTGGGGGCTCTGGAAGCGGCCACCTGGGCGCTGAGGGTGGCAGAGCATGAGCTGGGCATCGCGCCCGTGCTGTCGGCTCAGGCAGTGGTGGCAGGGAGCGACCCGCTGGGCCTCATTGCCTACCTCAGCCACTTCCACAGTGCCTTCAAGAGCATGCCCCCCAGACCAGGTGAACTGGAGGgcaggtgtggggaggaggaagtggagagAGGTGTCCAGGGGGCATGGAGCCACCGCCCCTTCTGCCCTGACCCCCTGCCCTAACTCTCCTTGCAGGCCTGGCCAGTCAGATCTCTCCAGGGACTCCCAATGCTGTTCTATTCCTTGGCAAGCTCCAGAGGACGCTGCAGCGCACCCGGGCTAAGGTAGAGgagagtgggcagggttgggtgcCCGGTGGAGGTTCCTGGGGTGGCTGGAGCAGGCTATTCACAAGGAGCCTGTgtgtggggcggggagggaaCTGGAAGCTTAAAGTTGCATGCTCAGGTTTGCAGAACTTTGTTGCAGGAAAATGGGGAGGAAGCTGGTGGCAAGAAGCCTCGCCTGGAGGTAAAAGCTGCCCCAAATGACCCACCCCCTGCTCCCCTGTTAGCCTCCTCAGCCTCTCTCCTCACCTGACTCCACTCCCttcccaccttcctttgcatTTGCACCCGCCCACTCTTCTGCCCTCCCGGCCTGACCATCTAtctccacaggcagaggctgagaCTCCAAAGACAGAGGAAGCACCTGCCCCAGAATCCATTGTACCCCAGCCACCCCCATCCCAACAGCCGGAGGAGGTGAGAGCCCGGGCCCCTGTCTGCAGGCCAAGGCCCAGGGTTGTTGGGGGATGGATGCTTCAGGGGAGGGAGGAACTTGGCAGCTGCTGGAGGCCGTCGCTGATCgtgtcctgggggtgggggctctgCAGGCTGGTGCCGGGGACTTGTGTGCGCTTTGTGGAGACCGCCTCTATGTCCTGGAGCGCCTCTGTGCTGACGGCCGCTTCTTCCACCGAAGCTGCTTCCGCTGCCACACCTGTGAAGCCACACTGTGGCCGGGCAGCTACGGGCAGCACCCTGGAGACAGTAAGTGGGCTGGAGACCTCTAGGACTTGAAGGAGGGGGAGAATGTGCTGGGTTCCAGACAGCACTTTTCTTCCCCTGAACTCAGGGACTTCTCTGTTCCCCGGGGGGCCTTCACATGGTCACCTGCACACCCCACTGTCCCTGAGAAACCCTGGAATGTCTGGGCACTGGGCTGCCCCTGCATGCTTTCACCCCTCTCCATCTTCCCCAGAACATTTCTACTGCCTCCAGCACCTGCCCCAGCCAGACCACAAAGAGGACATCAGAGATGGGGGCTCGGAGAATCTGGtaaagacagtgtgtgtgtgtgtggggggggtgctgGTGGGTGGGGAGATACAGGAGAGGAAGAAGGTGTCTGGCCCCACAGACATTGCTGGGGGTAGCTGTGTGCTGCAGGTACAGAGCAAAAGATGTTTTGCTTTACTTATTGCAGTATCCCAAGCATCTAGAACCTTGCCTTTTTAGTCAGTGGGGGTAAATGAATGAATACCAGGGCCCATAGGTGCTCCAAGCATGGCAGGCAAAGAGCCTCGAGCAAGAGCACATGGTGGCTTTTTTCAGGAACTCCCTACAGCAGGTGATGACAGCACACCACCAGGCCCCTTGGCTCCCACAGACCCACAGGAGGGGGCCAGTCCCCTTCCGAGGCCCACCCGTCGGTTGATCCGTCTCTCCAGCCCTGAACGCCAGCGGCTGTCCTCCCTTAACATCACCCCTGATGCGGAAATAGAGGCTCCACCCAAGCCACCACGGAGCTGTGCTGCCTTGGCCCGCCAGGCCCTGGAGGGCAGCTTTATGGGGTGGGGTGTGCCCGCCCAGAGACCTCAAGGTAACTGCTCTCCGCCCGAACCTGCTACTGACCCAGagcgggggaggggatgggaacaTTGGGATTCCCACAAGGGATTCTGGGCAATCGAAAGTGGGGATCACGGGGATCCCAGGTCACATCTGCCTCTCATCTGCTCAGATCTGATGATcttggagaaggaggaagaagagagtatATCATCcagtgaagaggaagaggaagaagatgatGGTGTGCCAGTTGACTTGGAGCTGGAGCAGGTGAGTGGGAGGACCCAGCCACTTGTTGGGCTTAAGCCGGCATGACACATCCACAAAATGCTTCCCACCCCAGACCTCAGGAAAAACCCACAGTGTGCCATCTCCTAGGCCCCTGGGGACTCTCACCTGGCTGCCCCTTCTCTGCCTGCTGTCTCTTCTTTCAAGCAgacctccccccactcctcctcccACAGGCCTTGATGACTTTGGCAAAAAATTCAGGCACCATGGTCAAGTACCCAACGTGGCGCCGGACTCTGCTGCGCCGGGCTAAGGAGGAGGAGATGAAGAGGTTCTGCAAGGCTCAGGTGCAGAGGTCCCAGGAGTGctaatgggggtggggagggggaagagccCTGAGCTCCTTAGGTGCTCCTGTTCCGGAGCAATCTGGTTGCCTGAGCCTCCTGTTTTGCACTCCTCAGGCTGTCCAGCGGCGACTCAATGAGATCGAGGCTTCTCTGAGGGATCTGGAGGCCGAGGGTGTGCAGCTGGAGCTCGCCCTCAGAAGCCAGGGCAGTGAGTGCAGGTTCAGAGGGGAGCGAAAAGCTGGGGCGGCCCTCTGCTCGTGGCAGGGTTCAGTCCCTGGCCATCCCTTAAGCCACCAGGCtatgggccccagccacccagctCTGACACTCTGTAATCAGTGGCGCCTTTCTTTCAGTCCTGTCATCCCTAGGACTGACCCCAACCCCTTCTGACCTTGGCCAGAGGCATCCTAACCactgtctcccttccttccttctcaggCACCCCAGAACAGCAAAAGAAACTATGGTTGGAGCAGCTGCTACAGCTCGTTCAGAAGAaaaacagcctagtggctgaggagGCTGAGCTCATGATCACGTGCGGAGTGGGGCGTGCTGGGGGATGGTGTGTAGAATTGGGGAGCCTTTGGGTACCCCGGACAGCTGCACCCTAACTCCTGACCTCCACAGGGTGCAGGAGCTGAACCTGGAGGAGAAGCAGTGGCAGCTGGACCAGGAGCTACGAGGCTACATGAACCTGGAAGGTGAGCAGGTGTGATGGGAGCTGGGCTGGTGCTGGTCAAGCCACAGGTCCTGAGCACTGTGAGCTTCTGATGTGGCTCAGGGGACGCACCCTTCAGTCGGCCTTCCCCAGGGGTGCCTTGGCTGCCTGCCCAGTTGGTATTTCTCTCTTCAGAAAGCCTCAAGACAGCTGCTGACCGACAGGCTGAGGACCGGGTCCTGAAGAAGCTGGTGGATGTGGTGAACCAACGAGACGCCCTCATCCGCTTCCAGGAGGAGCGCAGGCTCAGCGAGCTGGCCTTGGGGCCAGGGACCCAGGGCTAGACGAGGAGGCTTCCCAGCAGACAGTGACACACCCATCTGTTCAACTGACTGCCTAGGGGAGGGCTTCACTGTTGACAATAAAAAATGCTTCTGCCACCAACAGGCCTTGGCGTGCTCGCAGGAGGGAGGATGGAAGACGCAGAGGAACTTGAAGGTGTGCCCTGTGTGAAGCGGGCCGAGCTTTCAGCTCCCATGGCCCCCTCTGCCAAGGAAGAAGGGGACGAGCCTCTCAATTGTTCAACTTTATTGTTCCTTTAGTCCTTCCCCCTCCTGTAGCCCCTGGAGCGGAGCTGCCTCACGCTCTTGGTCTGGCTCCTGGGCTTCCTTTGCCTGTCCCAGCACGTGCTGGAGCTCAGCATGGGCCCTACATAAGCCTTTGGCCTCCTGGATGTGGAAGAGGTAGACAactcctgcccccagcaccagTCCTACATTGGGGGTCCATAGCAGTATGGCTACTTCTCTAGCCCCTTCTCTGGCCGCCAGTGCACACAGTAATGCCAGGAGAAGCAGCCCCAGACCAATCATATAGCTAGCCAAGGTGGCCCACCAGCGAGCCTGGGCCATTCCCTGCCCCAGCTCGCTCCATGCCTCCCTTAGCACACTGGTCAGTGGTGACCTCTCTGCTGGTCCTGGAATGAGAGGGACAGAGGTCAGGACAGAGGGTCTgtctggaggtggggaggagcaatgggagagtgggggagggtgggacgtaccagaggtggggctggggtctTGCTGTGGAGGGCTGTGCCTCACACACAGAGTGGCCATCAGGGCCTCATGATCGGAGAGAGGACCGCCGTGGTGCGGGTCGTGGCCCGTGGTGGTTTTGAAAGTCTTGCAGGAGATGCAGAGTCCGGAAACAGCCTAGGGCAAGTCAAGGGCACAGAGAGGCTTCTGTGGGAGGTTCTCTTCTTTCAGGAgaccctgcccccagctctcccaTTCTCCACCTCTCCTATCCATGGTCCAGCGCCAGCTGAGCCCATCACAGGGGACAGGTGAAGAGGCCAATAGGGTTAGGGTGTCTTGGGCATGGGAGCCTGACCTTGTAGAGCACGTAATCGATGCGAATGCCACAGGGAAACAGCTCCAGGTCCTGCTGGCTGACATAGCAGTTCCCAGGTACCATGGTACAGCCGTCTTCAGCACCCTAAAGGGCATGAATGGCTCAGACTAAGATGGgcaaggaaagagggagaagggcTGGGGCATAGGCAGGAAGACGGGCTCTCACCTGGAAGTCCTGGGCCTCAAGGT from Ochotona princeps isolate mOchPri1 chromosome 1, mOchPri1.hap1, whole genome shotgun sequence encodes:
- the MICAL1 gene encoding F-actin-monooxygenase MICAL1 isoform X2, with protein sequence MASPTSSNPAHAHFESFLQAQQCRDVLTSFQGLCEALGLQPGGGLSQYHKIKAQLNYWSAKSLWAKLDKRASHSVYQQGRACPNIKCLVVGAGPCGLRAAVELAMLGARVVLVEKRTKFSRHNVLHLWPFTIHDLRALGAKKFYGRFCTGTLDHISIRQLQLLLLKVALLLGVEIHWGVTFTGLQPPPRKGCGWQAQLQPSVPAQLANYEFDVLISAAGGKFVPEGFKVREMRGKLAIGITANFVNGRTVEETQVPEISGVARIYNQSFFQSLLKATGIDLENIVYYKDDTHYFVMTAKKQCLLRLGVLRQDWPETDRLLSSANVVPEALQRFARAAADFATHGKLGKLEFAQDAHGQPDVSAFDFTSMMRAESSARVQEKHGARLLLGLVGDCLVEPFWPLGTGVARGFLAALDAAWMVKRWAEGAGPLEVLAERESLYQLLSQTSPDNMHRNVAQYGLDPASRYPNLNLQAVTPNQVRDLYDVAAKEPVQRSDKIDTGKTTLGAAGTQEELLRWCQEQTAGYPGVRVTDLSSSWADGLALCALVHHLRPDLLEPSDLQGLGALEAATWALRVAEHELGIAPVLSAQAVVAGSDPLGLIAYLSHFHSAFKSMPPRPGLASQISPGTPNAVLFLGKLQRTLQRTRAKENGEEAGGKKPRLEAEAETPKTEEAPAPESIVPQPPPSQQPEEAGAGDLCALCGDRLYVLERLCADGRFFHRSCFRCHTCEATLWPGSYGQHPGDKHFYCLQHLPQPDHKEDIRDGGSENLVKTVCDDSTPPGPLAPTDPQEGASPLPRPTRRLIRLSSPERQRLSSLNITPDAEIEAPPKPPRSCAALARQALEGSFMGWGVPAQRPQDLMILEKEEEESISSSEEEEEEDDGVPVDLELEQALMTLAKNSGTMVKYPTWRRTLLRRAKEEEMKRFCKAQAVQRRLNEIEASLRDLEAEGVQLELALRSQGSTPEQQKKLWLEQLLQLVQKKNSLVAEEAELMITVQELNLEEKQWQLDQELRGYMNLEESLKTAADRQAEDRVLKKLVDVVNQRDALIRFQEERRLSELALGPGTQG
- the MICAL1 gene encoding F-actin-monooxygenase MICAL1 isoform X1 is translated as MASPTSSNPAHAHFESFLQAQQCRDVLTSFQGLCEALGLQPGGGLSQYHKIKAQLNYWSAKSLWAKLDKRASHSVYQQGRACPNIKCLVVGAGPCGLRAAVELAMLGARVVLVEKRTKFSRHNVLHLWPFTIHDLRALGAKKFYGRFCTGTLDHISIRQLQLLLLKVALLLGVEIHWGVTFTGLQPPPRKGCGWQAQLQPSVPAQLANYEFDVLISAAGGKFVPEGFKVREMRGKLAIGITANFVNGRTVEETQVPEISGVARIYNQSFFQSLLKATGIDLENIVYYKDDTHYFVMTAKKQCLLRLGVLRQDWPETDRLLSSANVVPEALQRFARAAADFATHGKLGKLEFAQDAHGQPDVSAFDFTSMMRAESSARVQEKHGARLLLGLVGDCLVEPFWPLGTGVARGFLAALDAAWMVKRWAEGAGPLEVLAERESLYQLLSQTSPDNMHRNVAQYGLDPASRYPNLNLQAVTPNQVRDLYDVAAKEPVQRSDKIDTGKTTLGAAGTQEELLRWCQEQTAGYPGVRVTDLSSSWADGLALCALVHHLRPDLLEPSDLQGLGALEAATWALRVAEHELGIAPVLSAQAVVAGSDPLGLIAYLSHFHSAFKSMPPRPGLASQISPGTPNAVLFLGKLQRTLQRTRAKENGEEAGGKKPRLEAEAETPKTEEAPAPESIVPQPPPSQQPEEAGAGDLCALCGDRLYVLERLCADGRFFHRSCFRCHTCEATLWPGSYGQHPGDKHFYCLQHLPQPDHKEDIRDGGSENLELPTAGDDSTPPGPLAPTDPQEGASPLPRPTRRLIRLSSPERQRLSSLNITPDAEIEAPPKPPRSCAALARQALEGSFMGWGVPAQRPQDLMILEKEEEESISSSEEEEEEDDGVPVDLELEQALMTLAKNSGTMVKYPTWRRTLLRRAKEEEMKRFCKAQAVQRRLNEIEASLRDLEAEGVQLELALRSQGSTPEQQKKLWLEQLLQLVQKKNSLVAEEAELMITVQELNLEEKQWQLDQELRGYMNLEESLKTAADRQAEDRVLKKLVDVVNQRDALIRFQEERRLSELALGPGTQG
- the SMPD2 gene encoding sphingomyelin phosphodiesterase 2, with the translated sequence MKPNFSLRLRVFNLNYWGIPYLSKHRVERLTRLGDFLNMESFDLALLQEVWSEYDFQYLKQKLSPTYPAAHYFRSGIIGSGLCVFSKHPIQELTQHVYTLNGYPYMIHHGDWFCGKAVGLLVLHLNGLVVNAYVTHLHAEYSRQRDIYLAHRVAQAWELAHFIHHTSKKADVVLLCGDLNMHPKDLGCRLLKEWTGLYDAYLEAQDFQGAEDGCTMVPGNCYVSQQDLELFPCGIRIDYVLYKAVSGLCISCKTFKTTTGHDPHHGGPLSDHEALMATLCVRHSPPQQDPSPTSGPAERSPLTSVLREAWSELGQGMAQARWWATLASYMIGLGLLLLALLCALAAREGAREVAILLWTPNVGLVLGAGVVYLFHIQEAKGLCRAHAELQHVLGQAKEAQEPDQEREAAPLQGLQEGEGLKEQ